Proteins encoded together in one Lysinibacter cavernae window:
- a CDS encoding Ig-like domain-containing protein, whose translation MSQFSLPSRRVIGRILGTIAAVGALLTASIVGGAPAAQAATYPGGITSVTTQHTQLDWGQRFKLDFTWAVPNGAKGGDIFSLRLPAELAPAATTSFDLTDEGGNVVANAVWNGTEVVFTLDNFLNGKTKIGGKGYFFVDWVKLPDSADGGNIDLNFGVGIPPLTIEVGPEPGPWIPGPAPVEQDAWKYGWFTDKSEGHLQWGIGLPTRAQGYAGPIVITDVMGVGQKLDQASFEVKAQRFTGPTEDISVTEDVADARWDVTAASDGGFTLTLDTIGAAETRDGVAYSAEFITIYYVVETTAGTPEFTNVVTIKSPSEQLETGELGRVARAGSGGDGDATDPVPAISLKKWSVADGSIDAGDYNTEPKTVEPGAKEALKLTVTNVGDEVLSNVVVADNTLRGPAAINLSCDFSPLGGPSTGTNWDGPFVPGASFECVLELPGMSAGVAHANTATVSAVGAFSGIPVAAEDPWNAVTEPSEPTPVGKPPVDNPTEPVGSSAQGNAGLAVTGVATDGMLALAALLVAGGTAVLLRLNRRRAS comes from the coding sequence ATGTCACAATTTTCGCTGCCATCAAGGCGCGTAATCGGACGAATATTAGGGACTATTGCGGCTGTTGGCGCACTGCTGACCGCGTCAATCGTTGGGGGAGCACCTGCCGCGCAAGCGGCAACCTACCCAGGCGGAATCACCTCGGTCACGACGCAACACACACAGCTCGACTGGGGTCAACGGTTCAAACTTGACTTCACCTGGGCCGTGCCAAACGGAGCCAAAGGGGGTGACATTTTTTCGCTGCGACTGCCTGCGGAACTTGCGCCAGCAGCGACAACCAGCTTTGACCTCACGGACGAGGGCGGCAACGTTGTAGCCAACGCTGTCTGGAACGGAACCGAAGTTGTATTTACGCTCGACAACTTCTTGAACGGCAAAACCAAGATTGGTGGAAAAGGATACTTTTTTGTCGACTGGGTGAAGTTGCCTGACAGCGCAGATGGAGGCAACATCGATCTGAACTTTGGTGTTGGCATCCCGCCACTGACGATCGAGGTTGGTCCGGAGCCTGGACCATGGATTCCCGGACCAGCACCCGTAGAGCAAGACGCATGGAAGTACGGTTGGTTTACGGACAAGTCAGAAGGTCATCTGCAGTGGGGCATAGGCCTTCCGACCCGTGCGCAGGGCTATGCCGGCCCGATCGTGATCACCGATGTGATGGGGGTAGGTCAGAAGCTTGACCAGGCCTCGTTTGAGGTGAAAGCGCAACGCTTCACTGGTCCGACTGAGGATATCTCGGTCACCGAGGATGTCGCGGATGCCCGTTGGGACGTCACTGCGGCATCGGATGGCGGTTTTACGCTGACGCTCGACACAATAGGCGCGGCCGAGACCAGAGACGGAGTCGCATACTCCGCGGAGTTCATTACGATCTACTACGTCGTGGAGACGACGGCAGGAACGCCAGAGTTTACAAACGTAGTGACCATTAAGTCGCCGAGCGAACAACTTGAGACGGGCGAGCTCGGCCGGGTTGCCAGAGCCGGATCTGGCGGTGACGGCGATGCAACCGACCCTGTGCCGGCCATCTCGCTGAAGAAATGGTCGGTTGCAGACGGCAGCATCGATGCCGGCGACTACAACACTGAGCCGAAAACGGTCGAACCCGGTGCGAAGGAGGCGCTGAAGCTGACGGTGACAAATGTCGGTGATGAAGTGCTCAGCAACGTTGTGGTTGCCGACAATACGCTCAGGGGTCCTGCCGCAATCAATCTGAGCTGTGACTTTTCGCCGCTTGGTGGTCCGTCAACTGGCACCAACTGGGACGGGCCGTTTGTTCCCGGCGCCAGCTTCGAGTGTGTGCTTGAGCTTCCCGGCATGTCAGCCGGAGTCGCCCATGCCAACACCGCTACGGTCTCAGCCGTTGGTGCGTTCTCGGGGATTCCCGTTGCTGCGGAGGACCCGTGGAACGCGGTCACCGAGCCGAGCGAGCCAACTCCTGTTGGGAAGCCGCCCGTTGATAATCCTACGGAACCGGTGGGCTCTTCAGCTCAGGGGAACGCTGGGCTTGCCGTCACTGGCGTAGCCACGGACGGCATGCTGGCGCTGGCCGCGCTGCTTGTTGCTGGAGGGACTGCCGTCCTTTTGCGGCTGAATCGCCGACGCGCGTCGTAG
- a CDS encoding ABC transporter transmembrane domain-containing protein, whose protein sequence is MVLFSLVLRHARPYKVGIIAVFILQLISTIAALYLPSLNAQIIDKGVSTGDTDFIWSTGVTMLVVCLAQVVTAIGGVYFGAKTAMAIGRDIRREVYRKVDSLSALETSTFGTATLITRSTNDVQQVQMLVLMTLNFMVSTPIMCIGGIIMALREDAGLSWLVWVSVPVLFVIVGFLVYLLMPLFRLMQDRIDGINGVLREQIVGIRVVRAFVREPFESERYRKANDAITQVSLKVGNIFVLMFPVIMMVLHIATAAVLWFGGHRVDAGDMQVGSLTAFLQYLLQILMAVMMGVFMVMMIPRAVVCAERIKEVLDTHPSLEISDVPTIATPTTGKVQFSNVTFGYPGAERPVLDNVSFTAEPGQTTAIVGSTGSGKTTLINLLPRMFDPQAGSVTIDGAPVNELTRHQLSEVVGLVSQKPYLFSGTIASNLRFGRADATDDELWEALRIAQGEDFVREKEKGLASIISQGGTNVSGGQRQRLCIARALAAQPLVYVFDDSFSALDVSTDARLREALGDATGDATVIIVAQRISTITGADQILVVDDGAIVGRGTHDELLASNNTYQQIVASQLSVEGVA, encoded by the coding sequence GTGGTTCTTTTTTCGCTTGTGCTTCGCCATGCCCGGCCCTATAAGGTCGGGATCATTGCGGTGTTCATTCTGCAGCTGATCTCAACGATCGCTGCCCTCTACCTCCCGAGCCTCAACGCTCAAATTATTGATAAGGGTGTGAGCACCGGAGATACCGATTTCATTTGGTCGACCGGTGTCACGATGCTCGTTGTATGTCTCGCCCAGGTCGTGACCGCCATTGGTGGTGTGTATTTTGGGGCAAAGACTGCCATGGCGATTGGCCGCGACATCCGTCGCGAGGTGTATCGCAAGGTTGATTCACTCAGCGCCCTTGAGACGAGTACGTTCGGAACCGCAACTCTGATTACCCGAAGCACAAACGACGTGCAGCAGGTGCAGATGCTTGTGCTCATGACGCTCAACTTCATGGTGTCGACTCCCATCATGTGCATCGGTGGCATCATCATGGCACTGCGCGAGGACGCCGGCCTGTCGTGGCTGGTCTGGGTCTCCGTTCCTGTCCTGTTTGTGATCGTTGGCTTCCTCGTGTACCTGCTGATGCCGCTCTTCCGCCTGATGCAAGACCGTATCGACGGCATCAACGGCGTGCTCCGCGAGCAGATTGTTGGCATCAGGGTCGTCCGCGCGTTTGTCCGTGAGCCATTCGAATCCGAGCGCTATCGCAAGGCTAACGATGCAATCACGCAGGTCTCGCTCAAGGTTGGCAACATCTTTGTGCTGATGTTCCCAGTGATCATGATGGTGCTCCACATCGCCACCGCGGCCGTCCTGTGGTTTGGTGGGCATCGAGTTGACGCTGGAGACATGCAGGTCGGATCGCTGACGGCGTTCCTCCAGTACCTCTTGCAGATCCTCATGGCCGTCATGATGGGTGTCTTCATGGTCATGATGATCCCGCGTGCCGTTGTCTGTGCCGAGCGCATCAAGGAGGTCTTGGATACCCATCCGAGCCTCGAGATTTCTGACGTTCCGACGATTGCTACCCCAACCACAGGCAAAGTTCAGTTCTCGAACGTGACATTTGGTTACCCTGGTGCAGAGCGTCCCGTGCTTGACAACGTCAGCTTCACTGCCGAGCCTGGCCAGACAACGGCTATCGTCGGCTCGACCGGTTCGGGCAAGACGACGCTCATTAACCTGCTGCCTCGGATGTTCGACCCGCAGGCTGGAAGCGTCACGATCGACGGTGCCCCCGTTAACGAGCTCACACGCCACCAGCTCTCAGAGGTGGTTGGGCTTGTTTCCCAGAAGCCTTACCTTTTCTCAGGCACGATTGCTTCGAACCTTCGCTTTGGGCGGGCCGACGCAACCGACGACGAGCTGTGGGAGGCGCTACGGATTGCGCAGGGTGAAGACTTCGTTCGAGAGAAGGAGAAAGGTCTAGCCTCCATCATCTCGCAGGGCGGTACGAACGTTTCCGGCGGCCAGCGCCAGCGCCTCTGTATAGCTCGGGCGCTTGCGGCGCAGCCGTTGGTCTACGTGTTTGACGACTCGTTCTCTGCCCTCGATGTGTCAACCGACGCGCGACTCAGGGAGGCGCTTGGTGATGCGACCGGTGACGCGACCGTCATCATCGTTGCCCAGCGTATTTCGACTATCACCGGCGCCGATCAGATTCTGGTTGTTGACGACGGTGCGATTGTTGGACGAGGAACTCACGACGAGTTGCTTGCCAGCAACAACACCTACCAGCAAATCGTCGCTTCACAGCTGAGCGTAGAAGGGGTGGCGTAA
- a CDS encoding ABC transporter ATP-binding protein translates to MTPNDPIETDTLVEELEYDYTPSEADGDMFGGAPAKKAQHFWPSAKRLMGLLRPERAKMSLVVLLVIISVVLTVIAPKVLGQAMDVIFNGVIGSQLPKGVPLDQIIEQARADGDGQFADMLRGTSVVPGEGIDFGTLGRLIIAVLAMYTVASTLMWAQGFILNGLVMRVVYKLRQDIEVKINRLPLSYFDTRQRGDLMSRVTNDVDNIQSALQQAFSQLVQSLLTVLGIAAMMFIVSWQLALIALIALPLSGIIAGVIGARSQKLFSAQWKNTGALNGHIEETFSGQEIVRAFGRDKEMLEEFDRRNEKLYSASFGAQFVSGMIMPAMTFVSYLSYVLIAVVGGLRVASGQLTLGDATAFIQYSREFSQPIGEMASMANMLQSGVASAERTFELLDADEQDEEQATEHLPEPTDGHVEFERVSFSYSPENPLIEDLSFSAQPGHTVAIVGPTGAGKTTLVNLVMRFYELTGGRILLDGVDITALSRAELRSQVGMVLQDAWLFEGTIRENIRYGRLDATDDEVVAAAQATMVDRFVRQLPDGYDTVLDADGGTVSAGERQLLTIARAFIANPSLLILDEATSSVDTRTELLVQQAMATLRTDRTSFVIAHRLSTIRDADTILVMEEGRIVEQGNHDALLERRGAYYDLYQSQFRGAIEDVQGSTAPGVVVSAEDVAEPTAADSAASE, encoded by the coding sequence ATGACCCCCAACGATCCCATCGAGACCGACACCCTTGTCGAAGAACTCGAATACGACTACACGCCCAGCGAGGCCGACGGCGATATGTTTGGCGGTGCGCCGGCCAAGAAGGCCCAGCACTTCTGGCCATCCGCAAAACGACTCATGGGCCTGCTTCGGCCGGAGCGAGCAAAAATGTCGCTTGTGGTCTTGCTTGTCATCATTTCGGTTGTGCTGACGGTAATTGCGCCGAAGGTGCTTGGCCAAGCAATGGACGTCATCTTCAACGGCGTTATTGGATCCCAGCTGCCGAAGGGTGTGCCGCTCGACCAAATTATTGAGCAGGCTCGGGCCGACGGCGACGGACAATTTGCCGACATGCTGCGAGGGACGTCCGTTGTGCCTGGCGAGGGAATCGATTTTGGGACGCTCGGTCGCCTCATCATCGCGGTCCTCGCGATGTACACGGTTGCCTCGACGCTCATGTGGGCGCAGGGCTTCATTCTGAACGGTCTCGTCATGCGCGTTGTGTACAAGCTTCGCCAAGACATTGAGGTCAAGATTAACCGCCTGCCGCTGAGCTACTTTGACACCCGCCAGCGCGGAGACCTGATGTCGCGAGTGACAAACGACGTTGACAACATTCAGTCAGCCCTGCAACAAGCCTTCTCGCAACTGGTGCAGTCGTTGCTCACAGTGCTTGGAATCGCGGCGATGATGTTTATCGTTTCGTGGCAACTCGCGTTGATCGCATTGATTGCGCTCCCGCTCTCCGGAATTATCGCCGGAGTTATCGGCGCACGCTCGCAGAAACTGTTTTCAGCGCAGTGGAAGAACACCGGCGCCCTGAACGGTCACATCGAAGAGACGTTCTCCGGTCAAGAGATCGTTCGTGCCTTTGGCCGCGACAAAGAAATGCTTGAGGAGTTCGATCGTCGTAACGAGAAGCTCTACTCGGCATCCTTCGGGGCACAGTTTGTCTCGGGCATGATCATGCCTGCGATGACGTTTGTCTCCTACCTGTCGTACGTGCTTATCGCCGTTGTTGGTGGGCTTCGAGTGGCCTCTGGCCAGCTCACACTCGGCGACGCGACCGCGTTCATCCAGTACTCGCGAGAGTTCTCGCAGCCAATTGGTGAGATGGCGAGCATGGCAAACATGCTGCAGTCTGGTGTTGCCTCTGCAGAGCGCACGTTTGAACTGCTCGATGCGGACGAACAGGATGAGGAGCAGGCAACAGAACACCTGCCAGAGCCCACCGACGGTCACGTTGAGTTTGAGCGGGTGTCGTTTAGCTACAGCCCCGAGAATCCGCTCATCGAAGACCTGTCGTTCTCCGCTCAGCCGGGGCACACCGTGGCTATTGTCGGGCCGACCGGCGCTGGAAAGACCACGCTGGTTAACCTCGTCATGCGGTTCTATGAGCTCACCGGTGGGCGCATCCTGCTCGACGGCGTTGACATTACCGCGTTGTCGCGTGCCGAACTTCGTTCGCAGGTCGGGATGGTGCTGCAGGATGCTTGGCTTTTCGAAGGAACTATCCGCGAGAACATCCGCTACGGACGTCTCGACGCAACCGATGATGAGGTCGTAGCAGCAGCTCAGGCCACCATGGTTGACCGGTTTGTGCGTCAACTCCCTGACGGCTATGACACGGTTCTTGACGCCGATGGTGGCACGGTTTCTGCGGGCGAACGCCAGTTGCTGACGATTGCGCGTGCGTTTATCGCAAACCCCTCGCTGCTCATCCTTGACGAGGCAACCTCGTCGGTTGACACCCGCACCGAGCTGCTTGTTCAGCAGGCTATGGCAACGCTGCGGACTGACCGCACGTCGTTTGTGATTGCGCACCGGTTGTCGACAATCCGCGATGCCGACACGATCCTCGTGATGGAGGAGGGGCGCATCGTTGAGCAGGGCAACCACGACGCGCTGCTTGAGCGTCGCGGCGCGTACTACGACCTGTACCAGTCGCAGTTCCGCGGGGCGATCGAAGACGTTCAGGGTTCGACCGCACCAGGTGTTGTGGTCTCAGCCGAGGACGTAGCCGAACCAACGGCAGCGGATTCGGCGGCCAGCGAATAG
- a CDS encoding zinc-binding dehydrogenase, with protein MSEETMLAGRLNVRTKEFSVKRVPVPVPGPGEVRVKVGAAGVCLSDVHLIEGLLTPQYLDGDEVTLGHEVAGTVEALGAGVESPPVGTRVIVQAGKKQGETVLTMGVDYDGGWAEYLVAPAVVMAPIPDDLPFDQAAIIPDAVSTPWGAIEWTGEVVAGESVGVWGVGGLGAHGIQLLRFVGASPLIAIDPIAEARERALEFGADIALDPADPEFAAKLGAATAGKGLDVAFDFAGVDPVRAQAIASLGLAGRLILVGLSGRPITIEDSTMFSYLRKQIRGHYGSEPQHVEQLIALAKNGRLEFSRSISGSIPLAEAADAVARLERKEGNPIRLVLVP; from the coding sequence GTGTCAGAAGAGACCATGCTCGCAGGACGCTTGAACGTACGGACAAAAGAATTCTCGGTGAAGCGTGTTCCAGTTCCGGTGCCTGGTCCCGGCGAAGTGCGAGTCAAGGTTGGCGCCGCGGGGGTCTGCCTTTCTGACGTTCACCTCATTGAGGGCCTGCTGACGCCTCAGTATCTCGACGGCGATGAAGTAACGCTTGGGCACGAGGTCGCCGGAACGGTGGAAGCGCTCGGTGCCGGCGTCGAATCGCCACCCGTTGGGACGAGGGTAATCGTTCAAGCAGGCAAAAAACAGGGCGAGACCGTCCTGACAATGGGCGTTGACTACGACGGAGGCTGGGCGGAATACCTGGTTGCCCCCGCGGTCGTCATGGCGCCTATTCCTGACGATCTCCCCTTCGATCAGGCCGCCATTATCCCAGACGCTGTCTCAACGCCCTGGGGTGCAATCGAATGGACCGGGGAGGTTGTTGCGGGGGAGTCCGTTGGCGTCTGGGGTGTTGGTGGGCTCGGTGCGCACGGTATCCAACTCCTCCGTTTTGTGGGTGCGTCGCCGCTGATTGCCATAGACCCAATTGCGGAGGCCCGTGAACGTGCGCTTGAGTTTGGAGCCGACATAGCTCTTGATCCTGCCGACCCAGAGTTTGCGGCCAAGTTGGGCGCGGCAACTGCTGGAAAGGGGCTCGACGTGGCCTTTGACTTTGCCGGAGTTGATCCCGTACGTGCCCAGGCAATTGCGTCGCTCGGGTTGGCTGGTCGGCTGATTCTTGTTGGCCTCAGCGGGCGGCCGATCACGATCGAAGACAGCACCATGTTCTCGTACCTGCGCAAGCAGATCCGTGGGCACTATGGCTCGGAGCCTCAGCATGTTGAGCAGCTCATTGCGCTAGCGAAGAACGGCAGGCTCGAATTCTCCCGCTCGATCAGTGGGTCTATTCCCCTCGCCGAAGCCGCGGATGCAGTTGCCCGGCTTGAGCGGAAAGAAGGAAATCCCATCCGCCTGGTTCTCGTTCCCTAA
- a CDS encoding TetR/AcrR family transcriptional regulator — protein MHEPEQPVMAANDNGPSRRAQPLAPDDRKAMIIDAVTPLVLEQGSSVTSKQLAEAAGLAEGTIFRAFGDKQTLLTAVFERYLDPEPMRKELRSIDPAESLEIKVRLIIEILRNRFGNIFRIRAAIEQHSQPHLVSQREHLNRIIAELLEPDLDRLLWSRAAVSHLVRMLALASAIPRLNEGYELSSDELASMVLYGIVGSPPEPHPSPQTPSSHSQISPSTLKEHHAA, from the coding sequence GTGCACGAACCTGAACAACCAGTGATGGCGGCCAACGACAACGGCCCATCACGCCGCGCCCAACCGTTAGCCCCCGATGATCGCAAAGCGATGATTATCGACGCCGTGACTCCGCTCGTTCTTGAGCAAGGCTCTTCGGTTACCTCAAAGCAACTAGCTGAGGCGGCTGGCCTTGCAGAGGGAACCATCTTCCGGGCCTTCGGGGACAAGCAGACCCTGCTCACCGCGGTGTTCGAACGCTATCTCGATCCCGAGCCGATGCGCAAAGAACTCCGTAGTATCGACCCGGCTGAGTCTCTTGAAATCAAAGTGAGGCTCATCATCGAGATACTGCGAAACCGGTTCGGAAACATCTTCAGGATCAGGGCAGCCATCGAGCAGCATTCGCAGCCGCATTTGGTATCGCAACGGGAGCATCTCAACCGCATTATTGCCGAGTTGCTCGAGCCTGATCTTGACCGGCTGCTCTGGTCGCGCGCCGCGGTGTCGCACCTCGTGCGGATGCTGGCACTCGCCTCGGCAATCCCTCGCCTCAACGAGGGATACGAACTGAGTTCAGACGAACTTGCCTCGATGGTGCTCTACGGTATCGTCGGCTCTCCTCCTGAACCGCACCCTTCACCTCAGACGCCATCATCGCACTCCCAAATCTCACCCTCAACACTCAAGGAACACCATGCTGCTTAG
- a CDS encoding ABC transporter ATP-binding protein → MLLRLLGRYLRPHWPLLVGVVFFQLAQSIASLYLPTLNADIIDNGVAKGDTGYIMSTGAIMLGITVLQVACSIAAVYFGAKAAMLVGRDLRAALFERVGEFSEREVSLFGAPSLITRNTNDVQQVQMLVLMTCTLLVSAPILAVGGIVMAMQQDLELSWLIAVSVPVLLLSIGAIVIKMVPLFRLMQARIDNVNRVLREQLTGIRVIRAFVREDIEEKRFGVANEEVTDTALRAGRLFALMFPIVMLVLNVSSVAVIWFGGFRIEDGSMQIGTLTAFLTYLMQILMAVMMATFMAVMVPRAAVCADRIGEVLDTESSVRPPEHPVAVARRDGLVELTGVGFTYPGAEQPVLSDISFTALPGQTTAIIGSTGSGKTTLVNLLPRLFDATSGLVSIDGVSVSDMDPDILWSRIGLVPQKPYLFSGTVASNLRYGRPEATDDELWAALEIAQAKQFVSAMPDGLDSEIAQGGTNVSGGQRQRLAIARALVKQSEIFVFDDSFSALDLKTDANLRNALSEQLGGSTFIIVAQRVSTIVGADQIIVLEDGRVVGKGTHDELLETSPTYAEIVLSQLAAEETA, encoded by the coding sequence ATGCTGCTTAGACTTCTCGGCCGTTATCTGCGGCCGCACTGGCCCTTGTTGGTTGGGGTCGTGTTTTTCCAACTTGCGCAGTCAATTGCTTCGCTCTACCTGCCAACGCTCAACGCTGACATCATCGATAACGGCGTTGCGAAGGGCGACACGGGGTACATCATGTCGACCGGGGCGATCATGCTTGGCATCACGGTGCTGCAGGTGGCGTGCTCGATTGCCGCAGTGTACTTCGGTGCAAAAGCCGCCATGCTTGTCGGCCGCGACCTGCGGGCCGCGCTCTTCGAACGAGTTGGCGAATTCTCCGAACGGGAGGTTTCGCTCTTTGGAGCGCCGTCTCTCATTACACGAAACACGAACGACGTGCAGCAGGTACAGATGCTCGTGCTCATGACCTGCACGCTGCTTGTCTCAGCGCCCATCCTTGCGGTCGGTGGCATCGTTATGGCGATGCAGCAAGATCTGGAGCTGTCGTGGCTCATCGCGGTGAGCGTTCCGGTGCTGCTCCTGTCGATCGGTGCCATCGTGATCAAGATGGTGCCGCTGTTCCGACTCATGCAGGCTCGCATCGACAACGTCAACCGGGTGCTTCGTGAGCAACTCACCGGTATCCGTGTCATCCGCGCGTTCGTTCGCGAAGACATTGAAGAAAAGCGTTTCGGCGTCGCAAACGAAGAGGTCACAGATACCGCGCTGCGCGCCGGACGGCTGTTCGCGCTGATGTTCCCGATTGTCATGCTGGTACTCAACGTTTCGAGCGTCGCCGTCATCTGGTTTGGTGGCTTCCGTATCGAAGACGGGTCCATGCAAATCGGCACCTTGACCGCATTCTTGACCTACCTCATGCAGATTCTGATGGCGGTCATGATGGCAACCTTCATGGCTGTAATGGTGCCGAGGGCTGCTGTCTGCGCCGACCGCATCGGCGAGGTGCTTGACACCGAATCTAGCGTTCGCCCCCCAGAGCATCCGGTTGCCGTCGCACGACGCGACGGCCTTGTTGAACTGACGGGAGTCGGCTTCACCTACCCAGGGGCGGAGCAGCCGGTCCTGAGCGATATCTCGTTCACCGCGCTGCCGGGTCAGACCACCGCCATTATTGGCAGCACTGGCTCGGGAAAAACCACGCTCGTCAACCTCCTGCCTCGCCTCTTTGACGCCACAAGCGGCCTTGTGAGCATCGACGGGGTGAGCGTCTCTGATATGGACCCCGATATCCTCTGGTCCCGCATCGGACTTGTTCCCCAGAAACCGTACCTGTTCTCGGGAACCGTTGCCAGCAACCTCCGCTACGGTCGGCCAGAGGCCACCGACGACGAGCTCTGGGCAGCGCTTGAGATCGCGCAGGCGAAGCAGTTTGTGAGCGCAATGCCAGATGGCCTTGACTCCGAAATCGCGCAGGGCGGAACAAACGTTTCTGGTGGTCAGCGTCAGCGCCTCGCCATCGCGCGTGCCCTGGTGAAACAGTCAGAGATCTTCGTCTTCGACGACTCGTTTTCTGCGCTCGACCTCAAGACCGATGCAAACCTCCGAAACGCACTGAGCGAACAGCTCGGCGGGTCAACGTTCATCATCGTGGCACAGCGCGTTTCCACCATCGTCGGAGCCGACCAAATTATCGTGCTCGAAGACGGCCGCGTCGTCGGTAAGGGAACCCACGACGAACTCCTTGAAACATCGCCAACCTACGCCGAGATTGTGTTGTCTCAGCTTGCAGCAGAGGAAACAGCATGA
- a CDS encoding ABC transporter ATP-binding protein: MSDKDTPTAPAGERRGPGGPGGGHGPGGGMAPVQKAMNFGPSARRLMRRLAPEQFKVWLVALLAAASVVLAVLGPKMLGQGINLVFAGVVSKSLPAGITQEQAIAGLRASGNDQQADMISGMTLNPGHGIDFGALGRVLVIVLALYILSSVFGWLQAYVLNGVVQRTVYRLREDVELKINRLPLSYFDKMQRGELLSRVTNDIDNISQSLQQTLSQLLTSLLTVIGVIVMMFVVSPLLAGIALVTIPLTILITVVIAKRSQKLFVAQWKHTGELNGQIEEAFTGHALVKVFGRHREVEETFRKKNQEMYTASFGAQFVSGIIMPAMMFVGNLMYVVIAVVGGLQVAAGAMQLGDVTAFIQYSRQFTQPLTQLGSMANLLQSGVASAERVFELLDADEQSPDPQPAKSPQESRGRLVFEDVSFRYVPDKPLIDNLSLVAEPGQTIAIVGPTGAGKTTLVNLMMRFYEIDAGRITLDGVDINDMTRHDLRSRTGMVLQDTWLFSGTIRENIAYGRPDATESEILAAAKATYVDRFVHSLPDGYDTVLDDEGSNVSAGEKQLLTIARAFLAQPNVLILDEATSSVDTRTELLVQQAMKALRADRTSFVIAHRLSTIRDADLILVMESGNIVEQGNHNELLAQGGAYYSLYNAQFAGAAVDEA, from the coding sequence ATGAGCGACAAAGATACACCCACCGCACCAGCAGGGGAGCGCAGGGGGCCTGGCGGCCCAGGCGGAGGCCACGGTCCTGGCGGCGGAATGGCGCCGGTCCAGAAAGCGATGAACTTTGGGCCGAGCGCTCGGCGGCTCATGAGACGCCTTGCCCCGGAACAATTCAAGGTATGGCTTGTTGCGCTCCTTGCCGCAGCAAGCGTTGTTCTCGCGGTACTCGGTCCAAAGATGCTCGGTCAAGGCATCAACCTGGTATTTGCGGGAGTCGTCTCAAAATCGCTGCCCGCCGGCATCACCCAAGAGCAGGCGATCGCGGGGCTCAGAGCATCCGGCAACGACCAGCAAGCCGACATGATCAGCGGCATGACCCTGAACCCGGGACACGGCATCGACTTTGGTGCGCTTGGACGGGTCCTTGTCATCGTGCTTGCCCTGTACATCCTCTCGTCCGTATTCGGATGGCTGCAGGCCTACGTGCTCAACGGCGTGGTCCAGCGCACTGTGTATCGCTTGCGCGAAGACGTTGAGTTGAAAATCAATCGACTGCCACTCAGCTACTTCGACAAGATGCAGCGCGGAGAACTGCTCAGCCGTGTCACCAACGATATTGACAACATTTCGCAGAGTCTTCAGCAAACGCTGAGCCAATTGCTCACCTCCTTGCTCACCGTCATCGGCGTTATCGTCATGATGTTTGTTGTTTCGCCGCTGCTCGCAGGAATCGCGCTTGTGACAATTCCGTTGACCATCCTCATCACGGTGGTCATCGCGAAACGGTCGCAGAAGCTCTTTGTTGCCCAGTGGAAGCACACAGGAGAGCTCAACGGGCAGATCGAGGAGGCGTTTACCGGGCACGCCCTCGTGAAGGTCTTCGGTCGCCACCGCGAGGTCGAAGAGACGTTCCGCAAGAAGAACCAAGAGATGTACACGGCATCATTTGGGGCGCAGTTTGTGTCGGGCATCATCATGCCCGCAATGATGTTTGTTGGCAACCTCATGTACGTGGTCATTGCGGTTGTTGGTGGCCTCCAGGTTGCCGCAGGGGCGATGCAGCTTGGTGATGTCACCGCCTTCATTCAGTACTCACGGCAGTTCACCCAGCCGCTCACCCAGCTTGGCTCGATGGCAAACCTCCTGCAGTCTGGCGTGGCCTCGGCCGAGCGCGTCTTTGAACTGCTCGACGCCGACGAGCAGAGCCCCGACCCTCAGCCGGCAAAATCGCCTCAGGAGTCACGCGGGCGCTTGGTCTTTGAGGATGTTTCGTTCCGCTACGTCCCAGACAAGCCGCTTATCGACAACCTGTCACTCGTCGCGGAACCTGGCCAGACCATCGCAATTGTTGGCCCGACCGGCGCCGGCAAAACCACCCTCGTTAATCTCATGATGCGGTTCTACGAGATCGATGCCGGCCGCATCACGCTCGATGGTGTCGACATCAACGATATGACCCGCCACGACCTCCGCAGTCGTACGGGAATGGTGTTGCAAGACACCTGGCTGTTCAGCGGCACCATCCGTGAGAATATTGCCTACGGTCGACCCGACGCGACCGAATCCGAGATCTTGGCCGCGGCGAAGGCGACCTACGTTGATCGCTTTGTGCACTCGCTGCCCGACGGCTACGACACCGTGCTCGATGATGAAGGCTCCAACGTCAGCGCTGGTGAGAAACAGCTGCTCACGATCGCAAGGGCCTTCCTCGCTCAGCCAAACGTGCTGATCCTCGACGAGGCCACCTCGTCGGTTGATACCCGCACCGAGTTGCTGGTTCAGCAGGCGATGAAGGCGCTTCGTGCAGACCGTACATCGTTTGTGATTGCGCACCGGTTGTCAACGATCCGCGATGCCGACCTCATCCTTGTGATGGAATCAGGCAATATCGTCGAGCAAGGAAACCACAACGAACTGCTCGCGCAGGGCGGTGCCTACTACTCGCTCTACAACGCGCAGTTTGCCGGAGCAGCGGTCGACGAAGCGTAA